The following coding sequences are from one Eleginops maclovinus isolate JMC-PN-2008 ecotype Puerto Natales chromosome 13, JC_Emac_rtc_rv5, whole genome shotgun sequence window:
- the jtb gene encoding protein JTB isoform X1, giving the protein MESECRVPVACCRPRVLVLHALFWGLVSLRVFGSSLLSEDRATVKQQTPCWLLEEFVVTAVCSQCNAFQTTSWSSCLPTGYVERVNCTRSNKDEYKSCRSALLEERLFWKFEAAMLALTASSSVLVVLRQRWLDRLASEKVRRQIESI; this is encoded by the exons ATGGAGAGCGAGTGCCGGGTCCCGGTGGCCTGCTGCCGGCCCCGAGTCCTGGTCCTCCATGCCCTGTTCTGGGGCCTGGTGTCCCTCAG GGTGTTTGGATCCTCCCTGCTGAGCGAGGACAGAGCTACAG tgAAGCAGCAGACCCCCTGCTGGCTGCTGGAGGAGTTTGTGGTGACGGCCGTGTGTTCGCAGTGCAATGCCTTCCAGACG acaTCCTGGTCGTCCTGCTTACCGACGGGATACGTGGAGCGAGTGAACTGCACCCGGTCCAACAAGGACGAGTACAAGAG CTGCCGCTCCGCCCTGCTGGAGGAGCGTCTCTTCTGGAAGTTCGAGGCGGCCATGCTGGCTCTGACGGCCTCCTCCTCGGTGCTTGTCGTGCTGCGGCAGCGCTGGCTCGACCGCCTCGCCTCCGAGAAGGTGCGGCGGCAAATCGAGTCCATTTAG
- the jtb gene encoding protein JTB isoform X2: MESECRVPVACCRPRVLVLHALFWGLVSLRVFGSSLLSEDRATDILVVLLTDGIRGASELHPVQQGRVQELPLRPAGGASLLEVRGGHAGSDGLLLGACRAAAALARPPRLREGAAANRVHLETLGGGGRQKL; encoded by the exons ATGGAGAGCGAGTGCCGGGTCCCGGTGGCCTGCTGCCGGCCCCGAGTCCTGGTCCTCCATGCCCTGTTCTGGGGCCTGGTGTCCCTCAG GGTGTTTGGATCCTCCCTGCTGAGCGAGGACAGAGCTACAG acaTCCTGGTCGTCCTGCTTACCGACGGGATACGTGGAGCGAGTGAACTGCACCCGGTCCAACAAGGACGAGTACAAGAG CTGCCGCTCCGCCCTGCTGGAGGAGCGTCTCTTCTGGAAGTTCGAGGCGGCCATGCTGGCTCTGACGGCCTCCTCCTCGGTGCTTGTCGTGCTGCGGCAGCGCTGGCTCGACCGCCTCGCCTCCGAGAAGGTGCGGCGGCAAATCGAGTCCATTTAGAGaccttggggggggggggcagacagAAGCTgtga
- the glmp gene encoding glycosylated lysosomal membrane protein — translation MAAVRICGASLFCLILVSTQSVLRGDSFRRKLSVELNPGWPSPLPPVGDLLHVRAVGDNDTLHFLFCSLGAPTLLLVHTNSSSSTLEVDWTQFLTRKVSGSLRVEPESSILQSNAIVFSRLLEYDDVNNTANPTSDFFPPYDLRDFTWARLNLSGASALLCGAAATFANGSLCLKLTVFDSEGRDQILPRLLHSANSSQVEVWLDGVLPQATRSRFLLELQAVGGAYPLSRVEVQRSIDDEFTPSIFKVLQWLPPLNRTYGGSGFLQWKPVSYRQFSPVVEDGTPAQHSPPRPQSCAEESSGLIRAFYAEPETFGLNVSFGLAGEPFYNSTRFFSWTVLLGVGLPPMDSFSPAVLIMMAVGLGTPMILLLLGGVCVCIRKRASASSYEPIN, via the exons ATGGCGGCGGTGAGGATCTGCGGAGcttctttattttgtctgattttAGTTTCGACTCAAAGTGTGTTGAGAGGAGACTCGTTCAGGAGGAAG TTGTCGGTGGAGCTGAACCCCGGCTGGCCCTCCCCGCTGCCCCCTGTTGGCGACCTGCTGCACGTGAGAGCCGTGGGAGACAACGACACGCTGCACTTCCTGTTCTGCAGCCTGGGGGCGCCGACACTGCTGCTCGTCCACAccaactcttcttcttctactttgGAG GTTGACTGGACTCAGTTTTTGACTCGAAAAGTCAGCGGCAGCCTGAGGGTGGAGCCGGAGAGCAGCATCCTGCAAAGCAACGCCATCGTCTTCAGCAGG CTGTTGGAGTACGATGATGTAAACAACACGGCCAACCCGACCTCTGACTTCTTCCCGCCGTACGACCTTCGGGACTTCACCTGGGCGCGTCTCAACCTCTCGGGAGCTAGTGCTTTGCTCTGCGGCGCTGCCGCGACCTTTGCTAACGGCTCGCTGTGCCTGAAG CTGACGGTGTTTGACTCGGAGGGGCGGGATCAGATATTGCCCCGCCTCCTCCACTCCGCTAACTCCTCCCAGGTGGAGGTGTGGCTTGACGGAGTTTTGCCGCAGGCGACTCGTTCCCGGTTCCTATTGGAGCTGCAGGCGGTGGGCGGGGCTTATCCGCTGAGCCGGGTGGAGGTCCAGCGTTCGATCGATGACGAGTTCACGCCGTCAATATTCAAG GTTCTGCAGTGGCTGCCCCCCCTGAACCGGACCTACGGAGGGTCAGGATTCCTGCAGTGGAAGCCGGTCTCGTACCGCCAGTTCTCTCCTGTGGTTGAAGACGGTACTCCGGCCCAACACTCGCCCCCCCGGCCTCAGAGTTGCGCAGAGGAATCCTCCGGTCTGATCAGAGCGTTCTATGCAGAACCGGAAACCTTCGGGCTGAACGTGAGCTTCGGCCTCGCTGGAGAACCGTTCTACAACAGCACCCGGTTCTTCAGCTG GACGGTGTTACTGGGTGTTGGTCTCCCCCCCATGGACTCCTTCTCCCCGGCTGTCCTCATCATGATGGCGGTAGGTCTGGGAACTCCCATGATCCTCCTGTTGCTGGGCGGAGTCTGCGTCTGTATCCGGAAGAGGGCGTCGGCCTCATCCTACGAGCCAATCAACTGA
- the cct3 gene encoding T-complex protein 1 subunit gamma has protein sequence MMGQQVLVLNQNMKRESGRKVQTGNISAAKTIADVIRTCLGPRAMMKMLLDPMGGIVMTNDGNAILREIQVQHPAAKSMIEISRTQDEEVGDGTTSVIILAGEMLSVAEQFLEQQMHPTVVISAYRQALDDILDTLKEISTPVDTSDRSMMLKIVHSAINTKALSRWSEMACGIALDAVRTVELEDNGRKEIDIKNYAKVEKVPGGFIEDSCVLRGVMVNKDVTHPRMRRLIKEPRIILLDCSLEYKKGESQTDIEISKEEDFARILQMEEEYIQHICEDIIRLKPDLLFTEKGISDLAQHYLMKANITAIRRVRKTDNNRIARACGARIANRTDELREEDIGTGAGLFEVKKIGDEYFTFVTECKDPKACTILLRGASKEILAEVERNLQDAMQVCRNVLLEPALLPGGGAVEMAVSKRLMERSRSLTGVEQWPYRAVAQALEVIPRTLIQNCGASTIRVLTSLRAKHTQQDSVNWGVDGETGCLADMIQLGIWEPLAVKAQVYKTAVETAILLLRIDDIVSGHKKKDKDGQMGGQGAE, from the exons ATGATGGGCCAGCAGGTTTTAGTGCTCA ACCAGAACATGAAGAGGGAGTCGGGCCGTAAGGTCCAGACCGGAAACATCAGCGCCGCTAAG acGATTGCTGATGTGATCCGGACCTGCCTCGGCCCGCGAGCCATGATGAAG ATGCTGCTCGATCCCATGGGTGGGATCGTTATGACCAATGATGGAAATGCCATCCTGAGAGAG ATCCAGGTTCAGCATCCTGCAGCCAAGTCCATGATCGAGATCAGCCGCACCCAAGACGAGGAGGTGGGGGACGGGACCACGTCTGTCATCATCCTGG cgggGGAGATGCTGTCAGTGGCCGAGCAGTTCCTGGAGCAGCAGATGCACCCCACGGTGGTGATCAGCGCCTACAGACAGGCTCTGGACGACATCCTGGACACGCTGAAGGAGATCAG CACCCCGGTGGACACGTCAGACCGCTCCATGATGCTGAAGATCGTTCACTCTGCCATCAACACCAAGGCTCTGAGCCGCTGGTCAGAGATGGCGTGCGGCATCGCGCTGGACGCCGTGAGGACCGTGGAGCTGGAGGACAATGGACGTAAAGAGATAGACATCAAGAATTACGCCAAGGTGGAGAAA gttcCCGGGGGTTTCATCGAGGACTCGTGCGTTCTGCGCGGTGTGATGGTAAACAAAGACGTGACTCACCCGAGGATGAGACGCCTGATCAAAGAGCCCAGGATCATCCTGCTGGACTGCTCTCTGGAGTACAAGAAGGGGGAGAGccag ACGGACATAGAAATCAGTAAGGAGGAGGACTTCGCCAGGATCCTGCAGATGGAGGAGGAATACATCCAGCACATCTGCGAGGACATCATCCGCCTGAAGCCAGACCTGCTGTTCACTGAGAAGGGCATCTCAG ATCTGGCTCAGCACTACCTGATGAAGGCCAACATCACCGCCATCCGCCGTGTGAGGAAGACTGACAACAACCGCATCGCCAG GGCGTGCGGCGCTCGTATCGCTAACCGTACGGACGAGCTGCGTGAAGAGGACATTGGAACTGGAGCCGGTCTGTTTGAGGTGAAGAAGATCGGAGACGAGTACTTCACCTTCGTCACCGAGTGCAAAGACCCTAAAGCCTGCACCATCCTGCTGAGGGGGGCCAGCAAGGAGATCCTGGCG GAGGTGGAGAGGAACCTGCAGGACGCCATGCAGGTGTGCCGTAACGTTCTATTAGAACCCGCCCTGCTGCCCGGGGGGGGCGCCGTGGAAATGGCTGTCTCTAAGCGTCTGATGGAGCGTTCCCGCAGCCTCACTGGGGTGGAGCAGTGGCCCTACAGAGCTGTGGCCCAGGCCCTGGAGGTCATACCTAGAACCCTGATCCAAAACTGTGGAGCCTCCACCATCCGGGTCCTGACCTCACTGAGG GCGAAACACACGCAGCAGGACAGTGTGAACTGGGGCGTGGACGGAGAGACAGGCTGTCTGGCCGACATGATCCAGCTCGGCATCTGGGAGCCGCTGGCCGTCAAAGCCCAGGTCTACAAGACCGCCGTGGAG ACGGCCATCTTGCTGCTGCGTATTGATGACATTGTGTCCGGTCACAAGAAGAAAGATAAAGACGGTCAGATGGGAGGACAGGGAGCCGAGTAG